The following proteins are co-located in the Rhodococcus opacus B4 genome:
- a CDS encoding non-ribosomal peptide synthetase → MALREHHTEAVGSAGTPFPLSSAQYETWLAQQLAPDVPLCIAQYVEIRGDLDVDVLRAATVATADEFGSPFLRLIDRDGQPFQMVDPAADRSVGLVDFRGDAEPVDAARRWMRADCETPLDPTRDRLVESSILRVGDEHYLWYSKIHHVALDGYGAMTMLNRIAARYSAEVLGRDLPPGEAADPRHLYDADQQYRSSSRFAADRQFWADRISGLGPGSTLARRTGPAVATSTDAAGPLPDAAERALGVAGTHGTAAIIAAFACYLSRMTGRRDVLVKIPVSARTTATLRRSGGMVAGVVPLPVRIRPEDTVGQLIERVQLDLMGALRHQRFGLGDIRRDAGAAAAESLSGPMVNVMLFHQELALGPLVGEYHIVTSGPVDDLLVNVYQSGAPVRTFVHFLANPHRYDPGEVGAHHRRFVELLGDFLAAGADAPVGTVHGETARLDFWTRTLAGAPPLLDLPTDRPRPARPSHRSAAVAVALDPQLRSGLAEFAEAHRTDAATVTHAVLALVLARSARTGDLVLGLRTDTDVVVSRTRVRGADRFGDVVDTVRDAAERASAHRGVPVDAIAQALDRPRSASHAPLFQVLLEFSDSGGELGDLDLRVTVSDGTARFAYATDLFDAATVDGLAQRFVRTAAAGVADPSVAVGDIDLVDPAERALLRDWSTRQADAADRTTLGALFEDRAARSPGAPAVVSGGERLTYGELDARSNRLARHLLSLGAGPESTVAVAMPRTAALVVALLAVVKTGAAYVPVDVDHPGERSALVVADARPVCVLATRDTAAALPGSNVPVLFLDSQDPELDGRSADPLTETERAPADPDSLAYVVYTSGSTGRPKGVAVSHRNVVSLFTGTRDLFRFGDTDVWTMFHSPAFDFSVWELWGALLHGGTLVVVDLDTARTPAAFLALLRRERVTVLSQTPTAFSQLIEATEAAGDSGPTPLRYIVLGGEALDFGQLERWYSRRGEHAPVLVNMYGITETTVHVTHLQLGRALADAAWTSSIGRAIPGLRVSVLDARLHPVPVGVAGELYVAGPQVARGYLGRAGLTATRFVADASGDRMYRTGDVVRWRRDGGLDYLGRDDLQIEIRGFRVELGEVEWVLGRCEGVAQAVVTLHEDPVTGPAPAAYVVPEAGAAVDPGAVLEFAATALPSYMVPASVTILARLPLTVNGKLDRAALPVPANDSGAEFVAPGTPAEEAIAVVFAALLGVPAVGVDDDFFALGGNSLVAAKVVARIQSVLGAAVGVRDVFEARTVRSLAARVSQADSARRPPLVATGRSAAAPVSLAQTRMWFLDQFDTTSPAYNIAAAFRLRGPLDVDALHAALTDVVDRHEALRTIFPMRGDTPVQSVIPAADAVRRLRAVPVSGDGELRDRLAAALSAGFEVTAQVPLRAHLFELGPQDHALALVVHHIAADALSLGPLARDVTSAYTARVRGHAPDWVPLPVQYSDYSVWQRALLGAEDDPRSLMSRQLGYWRSVLADAPIVTDLPMDRPRPEHRTLTGARESFDIGNRLHRKVVALAREHDATVFMVTHAAFAVLVSRLGSTADVMIGSAVAGRGEAVLDDVVGMFVNTLALRTPVHGADSFAAVLAAVRDRDLEAFAHAEVPFERVVEALALPRTTAHAPLFQVLFEFQDVERPTPILPELDVHEIDLGVSVSTFDLQLTLAERFGESGEPAGISAGFTYATDIFDAATVRKFAERYVRLLDAVVADPDVPLARFDLLSPGEREALVPVRGRPTGTTRLLPEILSAAAARDPHAVALSYGNAVMSYRELDDWSNRLAWVLIRRGIGPEDHVAIGLVRSVELVVAVWAVAKSGASFVPVDPSLPSARITDILADCGAAVGLTVAEQRDRMPDGVEWLLLDYPGPTRRWESRPITDEDRVVPLRPGHPAYLMYTSGSTGAPKGVVITHAGLQNFTIDQRTRYGTTNASRVLNLASPGFDATMLEYLMAFGAGARLVIAAPHVYGGAALTELLAAERITHAFTTPAVLATIDPRGLRLLHALVVGGERCPPELLARWAAGRTLLVGYGPTETTVMSNIGDPMTPGDPVRIGHPMRGVRELVLDEWLRPVPVGVVGELYVLGDGLARGYHRRAGATAGAFVANPFDHPGSRMYRTGDLMRWTKDGRLEYLGRNDFQVKLRGQRVEPGEVEAALTRCPGVAQAVVVVRRTPAAEAVLAGYVTAGDGADLDTTEVLQFAASVLAPFMVPASVTVLDRLPLGANGKVDRHALPEPEFAPRVFRAPATPFESAVADVFADVLGTGVVGADDDFFASGGNSLTATQVVARINSALGADVGVRDVFEAPTVRALAARIARETAGGEARPAVAVPRRPDPVPLSWAQHRMWLLNQFDPSSPAYNVAMIVRLSGDLDVDALTAALADVVERHESLRTRYPYGDTGPTQVIVGAGHVAQLTVSASEDSVPGQISDLVSAGFDVAAEVPMRARLFALGDRRHVLVVVVHHIAADGFSMVPLARDVLTAYTARSEGCAPGWEPLPVQYPDYTVWQRELLGSQDDPHSLLSRQLGYWRSALAGAPAVTELPTDRDRPPRRSAAGDRVTFTIGADLHREAVALARTRRCTVFMIVHTALAVLLSRSGGSGDVVIGSPVAGRGEAVLDDVVGMFVNTLVLRTHVSGTFENLLEQVRETDLAAYAHADVPFERVVEALNPPRSQSHSPLFQVLLEFRNTEHPDLALPHLEAEILEPDVEVSLFDLHLTMRERYDDCGTPEGMAAGFTYATDIFDEATVRALAERFTTILAAFVADPSVPVGAVDLLAPDERTRIREWSAAAGTFVLDPRLQLAPEGVTGAVYAADTREHHTSARAAAATFVAHPFGPPGARMVRTGALARWTRSGRLLTVDAAGSRARSVADVVESHPAVREAVVLTTATGVTAFWVPAAAAAVLPMAEDLREFSAARLDARSVPARFVALGAVPRTAGGEVDENALRALVSEAEPAARPRWTVLQRSVAEQWAAVLGHDDFGPEDGFFDVGGNSHRVVELQRRLDEQWPGALRVGQLFDLVTVAAQAEALSNPTDSEASAPATYEF, encoded by the coding sequence GTGGCGTTGCGTGAGCACCATACCGAGGCCGTGGGCAGCGCCGGAACACCGTTCCCGTTGTCCTCGGCCCAATACGAGACCTGGCTGGCCCAGCAACTGGCCCCCGACGTGCCGCTGTGCATCGCCCAGTACGTCGAAATCCGCGGCGACCTGGACGTCGACGTCCTGCGGGCGGCCACCGTCGCGACCGCGGACGAATTCGGATCGCCGTTTCTCCGGTTGATCGACCGGGACGGCCAGCCGTTCCAGATGGTCGACCCCGCTGCGGACCGGTCGGTCGGGCTGGTGGACTTCCGCGGCGACGCCGAACCGGTGGACGCCGCCCGCCGGTGGATGCGCGCCGACTGCGAGACCCCGCTCGATCCGACCCGCGACCGGCTCGTCGAATCGTCGATCCTCCGGGTCGGTGACGAGCACTACCTGTGGTACAGCAAGATTCACCATGTGGCCCTGGACGGCTACGGTGCGATGACGATGCTCAACCGCATCGCGGCCCGGTACTCGGCGGAGGTGCTCGGCCGGGACCTGCCACCCGGTGAGGCCGCGGACCCCAGGCATCTGTACGACGCCGACCAGCAGTACCGCTCGTCGAGCCGCTTCGCCGCGGACCGGCAGTTCTGGGCCGATCGGATCAGCGGTCTCGGGCCCGGATCGACACTGGCCAGGCGGACCGGGCCCGCCGTTGCCACGAGCACCGACGCCGCCGGTCCTCTCCCGGACGCCGCGGAGCGGGCGCTGGGCGTCGCAGGCACCCACGGAACCGCCGCGATCATCGCCGCGTTCGCCTGCTACCTGTCGAGGATGACGGGACGCCGGGACGTGCTCGTGAAGATCCCGGTGTCGGCGCGCACCACCGCGACCCTGCGGCGGTCCGGCGGAATGGTCGCGGGTGTCGTGCCGCTTCCCGTGCGGATCCGGCCCGAGGACACCGTGGGGCAACTGATCGAGCGGGTGCAACTGGACCTGATGGGTGCGCTGCGGCATCAGCGTTTCGGGCTCGGCGACATCCGGCGCGACGCGGGGGCCGCTGCCGCGGAGTCGTTGTCGGGACCGATGGTCAACGTGATGCTCTTCCATCAGGAACTCGCCCTCGGGCCGCTCGTCGGCGAGTACCACATCGTCACGTCCGGCCCGGTCGACGACCTGCTCGTCAACGTGTACCAGAGCGGCGCCCCGGTCCGCACGTTCGTCCATTTCCTGGCCAACCCGCACCGGTACGACCCCGGCGAGGTGGGCGCCCATCACCGGCGATTCGTGGAACTGCTCGGCGACTTCCTCGCGGCCGGCGCGGACGCCCCCGTCGGCACCGTCCACGGGGAGACGGCCCGTCTCGACTTCTGGACGCGCACGCTGGCGGGTGCACCGCCGCTGCTGGATCTGCCCACCGACCGTCCGCGGCCCGCACGACCGTCCCACCGCAGCGCCGCCGTGGCCGTCGCACTCGACCCGCAACTGCGAAGCGGGCTCGCAGAGTTCGCCGAGGCGCATCGCACGGACGCGGCCACAGTCACGCACGCGGTGCTCGCGCTGGTGCTCGCACGTTCGGCTCGTACCGGCGACCTCGTCCTCGGACTGCGGACGGACACCGACGTGGTGGTGTCGCGGACCCGGGTCCGCGGCGCGGATCGGTTCGGCGACGTCGTCGACACGGTCCGGGACGCCGCCGAGCGGGCGAGCGCTCATCGCGGCGTACCGGTGGACGCCATCGCCCAGGCCCTCGACCGGCCGCGGTCCGCGTCCCACGCACCGCTCTTCCAGGTGCTGCTCGAATTCTCGGACTCCGGCGGGGAACTCGGCGACCTCGACCTGCGGGTGACGGTGTCGGACGGGACGGCCCGCTTCGCCTATGCGACGGACCTGTTCGACGCCGCCACCGTGGACGGGCTCGCCCAGCGGTTCGTGCGGACCGCCGCGGCGGGTGTCGCGGATCCGTCCGTCGCGGTCGGGGACATCGACCTGGTCGACCCGGCCGAACGCGCCCTGCTGCGGGACTGGTCGACCCGGCAGGCGGACGCCGCCGACCGGACGACGCTCGGCGCGTTGTTCGAAGACCGGGCCGCGCGGAGCCCCGGCGCCCCCGCCGTCGTGTCGGGCGGGGAGCGCCTCACGTACGGCGAGCTCGATGCCCGGTCGAACCGCCTTGCCCGGCACCTTCTCTCGCTGGGGGCAGGACCAGAGTCGACGGTCGCCGTCGCGATGCCGCGGACGGCGGCGCTCGTCGTCGCACTCCTCGCGGTCGTCAAGACCGGCGCCGCGTATGTGCCGGTGGACGTGGATCACCCCGGTGAGCGTTCGGCGCTCGTCGTCGCCGACGCCCGGCCGGTGTGTGTGCTCGCGACCCGCGACACCGCGGCCGCGCTGCCCGGGTCGAACGTTCCGGTGCTGTTTCTCGATTCGCAGGACCCCGAACTCGACGGCCGATCCGCGGACCCGCTGACCGAGACGGAACGGGCACCGGCCGATCCGGACTCGCTGGCCTACGTCGTCTACACGTCGGGATCGACGGGCCGGCCGAAAGGCGTCGCGGTGTCGCACCGCAACGTGGTCTCCCTCTTCACCGGCACCCGGGACCTGTTCCGGTTCGGTGACACCGACGTGTGGACGATGTTCCACTCCCCGGCGTTCGACTTCTCGGTCTGGGAGTTGTGGGGCGCACTGCTGCACGGCGGCACGCTCGTCGTCGTCGACCTCGACACCGCCCGCACACCCGCCGCGTTCCTCGCGCTGCTGCGCCGTGAGCGGGTGACGGTGCTGAGCCAGACGCCGACGGCGTTCTCCCAGCTGATCGAGGCCACCGAGGCGGCCGGCGACTCCGGCCCCACGCCGCTGCGCTACATCGTGCTCGGCGGCGAGGCGCTCGACTTCGGGCAGCTGGAACGCTGGTACTCCCGACGCGGCGAACACGCACCCGTGCTCGTGAACATGTACGGCATCACCGAGACGACGGTGCACGTCACCCACCTCCAGCTCGGCCGCGCGCTCGCCGACGCCGCGTGGACGAGCTCGATCGGTCGGGCGATTCCCGGGCTCCGGGTGTCGGTGCTGGACGCGCGGCTGCATCCGGTTCCGGTCGGTGTGGCCGGCGAACTGTACGTGGCGGGACCGCAGGTGGCGCGCGGCTACCTCGGCCGCGCCGGGCTCACCGCCACCCGCTTCGTCGCGGATGCGTCGGGGGACCGGATGTACCGGACCGGGGACGTGGTGCGGTGGCGGCGGGACGGTGGTCTCGACTACCTCGGACGCGACGACCTCCAGATCGAGATCCGCGGATTCCGGGTGGAACTCGGCGAAGTCGAGTGGGTGCTGGGCCGATGCGAGGGCGTCGCGCAGGCGGTGGTGACGCTGCACGAGGATCCGGTGACCGGTCCGGCGCCTGCTGCGTACGTGGTGCCCGAGGCGGGTGCGGCCGTCGATCCGGGGGCCGTGCTGGAGTTCGCGGCAACCGCGCTGCCGTCGTACATGGTCCCGGCGTCGGTGACGATCCTCGCGCGGCTGCCGCTCACCGTCAACGGGAAACTGGACCGGGCGGCACTTCCGGTGCCCGCCAACGATTCCGGTGCCGAGTTCGTGGCCCCGGGCACCCCCGCCGAGGAGGCGATCGCGGTCGTGTTCGCGGCGCTTCTCGGGGTGCCCGCGGTCGGGGTCGACGACGACTTCTTCGCCCTCGGTGGCAACTCGCTGGTCGCGGCGAAGGTCGTCGCGCGGATTCAGAGTGTGCTCGGTGCGGCCGTGGGAGTGCGCGACGTGTTCGAGGCGCGGACGGTGCGGTCGCTGGCCGCCCGGGTGTCCCAGGCGGACTCGGCGAGACGGCCGCCGCTGGTGGCCACCGGCCGGTCCGCCGCGGCACCGGTGTCCCTGGCACAGACGCGGATGTGGTTCCTCGACCAGTTCGACACGACGTCGCCCGCCTACAACATCGCGGCCGCGTTCCGGTTGCGCGGCCCCCTCGACGTCGACGCACTGCACGCCGCGCTGACCGACGTCGTGGACCGGCACGAGGCGTTGCGAACGATCTTCCCCATGCGGGGCGACACGCCCGTGCAGTCGGTGATTCCGGCGGCGGACGCGGTGCGCCGCCTCCGCGCGGTCCCGGTGTCGGGGGACGGCGAACTCCGGGACCGGCTCGCCGCGGCACTGTCCGCGGGCTTCGAGGTGACCGCGCAGGTTCCGTTGCGGGCGCACCTGTTCGAGCTCGGTCCGCAGGATCACGCCCTGGCCCTGGTGGTCCATCACATCGCGGCGGACGCGTTGTCGCTCGGACCGCTCGCCCGGGACGTGACGTCCGCGTACACCGCCCGGGTGCGGGGACACGCGCCGGATTGGGTGCCGCTCCCGGTGCAGTACTCCGACTACAGCGTGTGGCAGCGGGCGCTGCTCGGCGCGGAGGACGATCCGCGCTCGTTGATGTCCCGCCAGCTCGGGTACTGGCGTTCCGTGCTCGCCGACGCGCCGATCGTGACGGACCTGCCGATGGATCGGCCCCGTCCCGAACACCGGACGCTCACCGGCGCGCGGGAGTCGTTCGACATCGGGAACCGCTTGCACCGGAAGGTGGTCGCCCTGGCGCGGGAGCACGATGCGACGGTGTTCATGGTGACCCACGCGGCGTTCGCGGTCCTGGTGTCCCGCCTGGGGAGCACCGCCGACGTGATGATCGGATCCGCGGTGGCGGGACGCGGAGAGGCCGTCCTCGACGACGTGGTCGGGATGTTCGTCAACACCCTGGCACTGCGCACCCCGGTCCACGGCGCCGACTCGTTCGCCGCGGTGCTCGCGGCCGTCCGGGACCGCGACCTGGAGGCGTTCGCGCACGCCGAGGTGCCGTTCGAACGGGTCGTCGAGGCACTCGCGCTCCCGCGCACCACCGCCCACGCGCCGCTGTTCCAGGTGCTGTTCGAATTCCAGGACGTCGAGCGGCCCACCCCGATCCTGCCGGAACTGGACGTGCACGAGATCGACCTCGGTGTCTCCGTCTCCACGTTCGACCTGCAGCTGACCCTGGCCGAAAGGTTCGGGGAGAGCGGGGAACCCGCCGGGATCAGCGCCGGATTCACCTATGCCACCGACATCTTCGACGCCGCGACCGTGCGGAAGTTCGCCGAACGCTACGTGCGGCTCCTCGACGCGGTGGTCGCGGACCCGGACGTTCCGCTGGCCCGGTTCGATCTGCTGTCCCCCGGCGAACGCGAGGCTCTGGTGCCGGTGCGCGGTCGGCCCACCGGCACCACCCGGCTGCTGCCGGAGATCCTCTCCGCCGCGGCCGCGCGGGACCCGCACGCCGTCGCGCTGTCGTACGGCAACGCGGTGATGTCGTATCGCGAACTAGACGACTGGTCGAACCGCCTGGCGTGGGTGCTGATCCGCCGCGGAATCGGGCCCGAGGACCACGTGGCGATCGGGCTCGTCCGATCCGTGGAACTGGTGGTGGCGGTGTGGGCGGTGGCGAAATCGGGTGCGTCGTTCGTGCCGGTGGATCCGAGCCTGCCGTCCGCGAGAATCACCGACATCCTCGCCGACTGCGGGGCCGCGGTGGGACTCACCGTCGCCGAACAGCGCGACCGGATGCCGGACGGCGTGGAATGGCTGCTCCTCGACTACCCGGGTCCGACGCGGAGGTGGGAGTCCCGGCCGATCACCGACGAGGACCGGGTCGTGCCGCTGCGACCGGGACACCCGGCGTACCTGATGTACACGTCCGGGTCGACGGGCGCGCCGAAGGGCGTCGTGATCACCCATGCGGGGTTGCAGAACTTCACGATCGACCAGCGCACCCGGTATGGGACGACGAACGCGTCCCGGGTGCTGAATCTCGCGTCGCCCGGGTTCGACGCGACGATGCTCGAATACCTCATGGCGTTCGGCGCGGGCGCGCGACTGGTGATCGCGGCGCCGCACGTGTACGGCGGCGCCGCGCTGACGGAACTGCTTGCGGCAGAGCGGATCACGCACGCATTCACCACCCCGGCGGTCCTGGCAACGATCGACCCGCGAGGTCTGCGGCTGCTGCACGCCCTCGTCGTCGGCGGCGAGCGCTGCCCGCCGGAGTTGCTGGCACGCTGGGCGGCCGGGCGCACCCTGCTCGTCGGCTACGGCCCGACGGAGACGACGGTGATGTCGAACATCGGCGATCCGATGACCCCCGGCGATCCCGTCCGGATCGGCCACCCGATGCGCGGCGTCCGCGAACTCGTCCTCGACGAGTGGTTGCGTCCGGTGCCGGTCGGGGTGGTGGGTGAGTTGTACGTGCTGGGGGACGGGCTGGCGCGCGGCTACCACCGGCGGGCCGGCGCGACTGCCGGCGCATTCGTGGCGAACCCGTTCGACCACCCGGGCTCGCGGATGTACCGCACCGGGGATCTGATGCGATGGACGAAGGACGGACGTCTGGAATATCTGGGCCGCAACGACTTCCAGGTCAAGCTGCGTGGCCAGCGAGTCGAGCCCGGGGAGGTGGAGGCGGCGCTCACCCGCTGCCCCGGTGTCGCGCAGGCGGTGGTCGTGGTGCGCCGCACACCCGCCGCCGAGGCGGTCCTCGCCGGGTACGTCACGGCCGGGGACGGCGCGGATCTCGACACGACCGAGGTGCTGCAGTTCGCCGCATCGGTGCTCGCGCCGTTCATGGTGCCCGCCTCGGTGACCGTCCTCGACCGGCTTCCGCTGGGAGCCAACGGCAAGGTCGACCGGCACGCACTGCCCGAACCCGAATTCGCCCCCCGCGTCTTCCGTGCGCCCGCCACCCCGTTCGAGTCCGCGGTGGCCGACGTGTTCGCCGACGTCCTCGGGACCGGCGTCGTCGGAGCCGACGACGACTTCTTCGCGTCCGGTGGCAACTCGCTGACCGCGACGCAGGTGGTCGCGCGCATCAACTCCGCGCTCGGTGCGGACGTCGGTGTGCGGGACGTGTTCGAGGCCCCGACCGTGCGGGCGCTCGCGGCGCGGATCGCCCGCGAGACCGCGGGCGGGGAGGCCCGCCCCGCGGTGGCGGTGCCCCGGCGCCCCGACCCGGTACCGCTGTCGTGGGCACAGCACCGGATGTGGCTCCTCAACCAGTTCGACCCGTCCTCGCCCGCGTACAACGTCGCGATGATCGTCCGCCTGTCGGGGGACCTCGACGTCGACGCGCTGACCGCCGCCCTCGCCGACGTCGTGGAACGGCACGAATCGCTCCGCACCCGGTACCCGTACGGCGACACGGGACCCACCCAGGTGATCGTCGGTGCGGGGCACGTCGCACAGCTCACCGTGTCGGCATCCGAAGATTCGGTACCGGGACAGATCTCGGATCTCGTGTCCGCGGGATTCGACGTCGCCGCCGAGGTGCCGATGCGGGCTCGGCTGTTCGCGCTCGGCGACCGCCGGCACGTCCTCGTCGTCGTGGTGCACCACATCGCGGCCGACGGGTTCTCGATGGTTCCGCTCGCCCGCGACGTGCTGACGGCCTACACCGCGCGGTCCGAGGGCTGCGCGCCCGGATGGGAGCCGCTGCCGGTGCAGTACCCCGACTACACCGTGTGGCAGCGGGAACTCCTCGGCTCGCAGGACGACCCGCACTCCCTGCTGTCCCGGCAACTCGGCTACTGGCGGTCCGCCCTCGCCGGCGCGCCGGCCGTGACCGAGTTGCCCACGGACCGTGACCGCCCGCCCCGCCGGTCGGCCGCCGGCGACCGGGTCACGTTCACGATCGGCGCCGACCTGCACCGCGAGGCGGTGGCGCTGGCGCGGACCCGGCGGTGCACCGTGTTCATGATCGTGCACACCGCCCTCGCCGTGCTGCTGTCCCGCTCGGGCGGCTCCGGCGACGTGGTGATCGGGTCGCCGGTCGCCGGCCGCGGCGAGGCCGTCCTCGACGACGTGGTGGGCATGTTCGTGAACACACTCGTGCTGCGGACCCACGTGTCGGGGACGTTCGAGAATTTGCTCGAGCAGGTCCGCGAGACCGACCTCGCAGCCTACGCACACGCGGACGTCCCGTTCGAGCGGGTGGTGGAAGCACTGAACCCGCCTCGCTCCCAGTCCCATTCACCGCTGTTCCAGGTGTTGCTCGAGTTCCGCAACACCGAGCACCCCGATCTCGCGCTCCCGCACCTCGAAGCCGAAATTCTCGAACCCGACGTCGAGGTCTCCCTGTTCGACCTGCACCTGACGATGCGGGAACGGTACGACGACTGCGGAACCCCGGAAGGGATGGCGGCCGGATTCACATACGCGACCGACATTTTCGACGAGGCGACCGTGCGGGCCCTCGCCGAGCGGTTCACCACGATCCTCGCCGCGTTCGTCGCGGATCCGAGCGTCCCCGTCGGCGCCGTCGACCTGCTGGCCCCGGACGAGCGCACCCGGATCCGTGAATGGAGCGCGGCGGCGGGGACGTTCGTGCTCGACCCCCGGCTGCAGCTCGCCCCCGAGGGTGTGACCGGAGCGGTGTACGCCGCCGACACGCGGGAGCACCACACCTCGGCACGCGCGGCGGCCGCCACGTTCGTGGCGCACCCGTTCGGGCCCCCGGGCGCGCGGATGGTCCGGACGGGCGCGCTCGCCCGGTGGACCCGGTCGGGACGACTGCTGACCGTCGACGCCGCCGGATCGCGGGCACGGTCGGTCGCGGACGTCGTGGAGAGTCACCCGGCGGTCCGCGAGGCCGTGGTCCTCACGACCGCGACCGGTGTCACGGCATTCTGGGTGCCCGCGGCCGCGGCGGCCGTGCTGCCGATGGCGGAAGACCTGCGGGAGTTCAGCGCCGCACGGCTCGACGCCCGCTCGGTGCCCGCCCGGTTCGTCGCACTCGGAGCGGTCCCGCGAACGGCGGGCGGCGAGGTGGACGAGAACGCGCTGCGCGCACTCGTTTCCGAGGCGGAGCCGGCGGCGCGACCCCGCTGGACGGTGCTGCAACGGTCGGTGGCCGAACAGTGGGCGGCCGTGCTGGGGCACGACGACTTCGGTCCCGAGGACGGATTCTTCGACGTCGGCGGCAACTCCCACCGCGTCGTGGAACTGCAGCGGCGTCTCGACGAACAGTGGCCCGGAGCCCTGCGGGTGGGCCAGTTGTTCGACCTCGTCACCGTGGCGGCGCAGGCCGAGGCGCTCTCTAATCCCACCGACAGCGAGGCGTCCGCGCCCGCCACCTACGAGTTCTGA
- a CDS encoding amino acid adenylation domain-containing protein, translating to MTDVVASGGVTSGILRQCRRVPGRTAIVIGDRSLTYRELDSVSEALARRLAALGVRPGQVVLIHQRQSVETVVAMIAALRLGAAWCVIEPGHPARQLRALLGDIDCGAIVFGSADPKTAPEAVEALARSAGGRVPALYDRDRGPAPEDEPAAELPGDVPAAAPAYVITTSGSTGTPKAVVASRANLASMVDGRDYDYEEGDLVTFSAFRLTWDGSLLKTLWALCTGGTSVLPAAHELMDAEAVAALARTWRATHLVATPSFYRLLLPHLTPLRERLRLVTLAGEALPGVLVAQHRAVLPGVPLSNEYGPTETTVSCLAHPVRDVPASIAPIGRPLGASTAYVLDAKLVEVPYGAVGDLYVGGPQISEGYASRPAATAARFVADPFAERPGARMYHTGDLARVDPHGDIEFCGRFDGQVKVRGARVERHAVEAALESHPAIHQAVVLATADEHGETALTAFWVPAAAATLLPTPRDLIAHCAERLVAQAVPDRFLALGALPLAPSSKVDEAALRRLLPSGGGGVA from the coding sequence ATGACGGACGTGGTCGCGAGCGGCGGAGTGACGTCCGGGATCCTCCGCCAGTGCCGTCGGGTTCCCGGCCGGACCGCGATCGTGATCGGTGACCGGTCGCTGACGTACCGCGAACTCGACTCGGTGAGCGAGGCATTGGCGCGCCGACTCGCGGCCCTGGGCGTACGGCCCGGCCAGGTGGTGCTGATCCACCAGCGGCAGAGCGTCGAGACGGTCGTGGCGATGATCGCGGCGCTGCGGCTGGGCGCGGCGTGGTGCGTGATCGAGCCCGGACATCCGGCGCGGCAACTCCGCGCACTCCTCGGCGACATCGACTGCGGCGCCATCGTCTTCGGGTCCGCGGATCCGAAAACGGCACCGGAAGCGGTCGAGGCACTGGCCCGCAGTGCGGGCGGGCGGGTTCCGGCACTGTACGACCGGGACCGGGGCCCCGCGCCCGAAGACGAACCGGCGGCCGAACTTCCCGGAGACGTGCCCGCCGCCGCCCCTGCGTACGTGATCACCACGTCCGGATCGACCGGCACCCCCAAGGCCGTGGTCGCGAGCCGCGCCAACCTCGCGAGCATGGTCGACGGCCGGGACTACGACTACGAGGAGGGCGACCTGGTCACGTTCTCCGCGTTCCGCCTCACCTGGGACGGCTCCCTGCTGAAGACCCTCTGGGCGCTGTGCACCGGCGGCACCAGTGTGCTCCCGGCCGCGCACGAACTGATGGACGCCGAGGCGGTCGCCGCGCTCGCCCGGACGTGGCGGGCCACCCACCTGGTGGCGACCCCGTCCTTCTACCGGCTGCTGCTGCCGCACCTCACCCCGCTGCGTGAGCGCCTGCGGTTGGTGACGCTTGCGGGCGAGGCTCTTCCGGGTGTGCTCGTCGCCCAGCACCGGGCGGTGCTGCCCGGCGTTCCGCTGAGCAACGAGTACGGTCCGACGGAGACGACCGTCAGCTGCCTCGCCCATCCGGTGCGCGACGTCCCCGCCTCGATCGCGCCGATCGGCAGACCACTGGGCGCGAGCACGGCGTACGTCCTCGACGCGAAACTGGTCGAGGTGCCGTACGGGGCGGTCGGGGACCTGTACGTCGGCGGTCCCCAGATCTCCGAGGGCTACGCGTCCCGCCCCGCCGCCACCGCGGCCCGGTTCGTCGCCGACCCCTTCGCGGAGCGGCCGGGCGCCCGGATGTATCACACCGGCGACCTCGCGCGCGTCGACCCGCACGGCGACATCGAATTCTGCGGCCGGTTCGACGGGCAGGTGAAGGTGCGGGGCGCCCGCGTCGAGAGGCACGCGGTGGAGGCCGCACTGGAGAGTCACCCCGCGATCCACCAGGCGGTGGTCCTCGCGACCGCCGACGAACACGGGGAGACGGCACTGACCGCGTTCTGGGTGCCCGCAGCGGCGGCGACCCTGCTGCCCACACCCCGCGACCTGATCGCGCACTGTGCCGAACGACTCGTCGCGCAGGCCGTGCCCGACCGCTTCCTCGCACTCGGCGCGCTCCCACTCGCGCCGAGCAGCAAGGTGGACGAGGCGGCGTTGCGCCGGCTGCTGCCCAGCGGAGGTGGTGGCGTTGCGTGA